The DNA sequence ATGGATAATGAAGCTTTAATAGATTCTTTTTCAGATTTTAAATATGAGAAAAATATAGATAGAGTAAGTCTTATGGCTATTTTAGAAGAATCTATACGTTGTATTTTAAGAAAAAAATATGAATCATCAAAAAATTACGATATTATTGTAAATCCAGATCAAGGTGATTTAGAAATATGGAGAAATCGTATAGTAGTGAAAGATGGATATCTAAAAGATCTAAATAAAGAAATAGAACTATCTGTAGCTAAAAAAATAGAACCAGATTTTGAAGTTGGAGAAGAAGTTACAGAAAAAGTGGAATTACAATCTTTAGGACGAAGGGCTATTTTATCTTTAAAACAAAATTTACTCTCTAAAATTAACGAATATGACAACACAAATACTTATAAAAAATTTAAGAGTAAAATAGGAGAAATTATTAATGTAGAAGTCTATCATATTTTACCAAAACAAATCATCATGAGAGATGATGAACAAAACGAAATGGTTTTACCTAAACAAGAACAAATTCCAAGTGATTTTTTTAGAAAAGGAGATCCAATTAGAGCCTTAGTTAAACGAGTAGATTGGAAAGATAATAAACCTTTTGCAATTCTTACCAGAAAAGATGAATCTTTTTTAGAAGAGCTTTTTAAATTAGAAATTCCAGAAGTTTCTGATGGATTAATTACAATAAAAAAAGTTGCACGTATTCCAGGAGAAAAAGCAAAAGTAGCTGTAGAATCTTATGATGATCGTATAGATCCAGTTGGAGCTTGTGTGGGGATGAAAGGATCTAGAATTCATCCTATTGTTAGAGAATTGAAAAATGAAAATATAGACGTTATTAATTATACTTCTAATACACAATTATATATCACACGATCTTTAAGTCCAGCTAAAGTTTCCATGATGGAAGTAAATGAAGAACATAAGTATGTAAATGTATATGTAAAAATTGAAGAAATATCAAAAGCAATTGGAAGAGGGGGACAAAATATAAAATTAGCCAGTCAGTTAACGGGATACAAAATTCATATATTTAGAGATTTTCCTTATGAAGATGATGTAGAGTTAGCAGAA is a window from the Blattabacterium cuenoti STAT genome containing:
- the nusA gene encoding transcription termination factor NusA: MDNEALIDSFSDFKYEKNIDRVSLMAILEESIRCILRKKYESSKNYDIIVNPDQGDLEIWRNRIVVKDGYLKDLNKEIELSVAKKIEPDFEVGEEVTEKVELQSLGRRAILSLKQNLLSKINEYDNTNTYKKFKSKIGEIINVEVYHILPKQIIMRDDEQNEMVLPKQEQIPSDFFRKGDPIRALVKRVDWKDNKPFAILTRKDESFLEELFKLEIPEVSDGLITIKKVARIPGEKAKVAVESYDDRIDPVGACVGMKGSRIHPIVRELKNENIDVINYTSNTQLYITRSLSPAKVSMMEVNEEHKYVNVYVKIEEISKAIGRGGQNIKLASQLTGYKIHIFRDFPYEDDVELAEFSDEIESEVLDKFHKAGLNTAKSVLNYNKNDLKKRTNLEEEMINKVFTILKKEFEEELNINT